A single genomic interval of Mangifera indica cultivar Alphonso chromosome 5, CATAS_Mindica_2.1, whole genome shotgun sequence harbors:
- the LOC123215529 gene encoding cyclin-dependent kinase inhibitor 3-like isoform X2, protein MGKYMKKSKITGDFAVLELSTGVLTRAKTLALKRLLKLSVIPNPDDASSSSSSFCYLQLRNRRLEKPPPPCKQLQPKDKTCKPQNPSPDHTCDSEPNSSLRLNSVRSGSVGSVPLGRDDRDMQGSFGNNEMMENGALEAGAEEASLGENNLELEPRDRSTRESTPCSMIRRPDIVTTPSSTTRRIRPSYHGAQHDTQRIIPTPRELEEFFAYAEQQQQRYNFDALNDMPLPGRYEWVQVFP, encoded by the exons ATGGGAAAGTACATGAAGAAATCAAAGATCACTGGAGACTTTGCTGTTTTGGAACTCTCAACTGGTGTCCTCACAAGAGCTAAAACCCTTGCCTTGAAGCGTCTCCTTAAACTCTCTGTTATACCTAACCCAGATGacgcttcttcttcttcttcttccttctgctaTCTCCAGCTCAGGAACCGACGCCTCGAGAAACCCCCACCACCCTGCAAACAACTTCAACCCAAAGACAAAACTTGCAAACCACAAAACCCTAGCCCTGACCATACCTGTGACTCAGAACCCAATTCTAGCCTCAGGTTGAACTCTGTTCGCTCTGGCTCGGTTGGGTCGGTTCCACTCGGTCGCGATGACAGGGATATGCAGGGGTCTTTTGGTAATAATGAAATGATGGAGAATGGTGCTCTTGAAGCCGGTGCCGAGGAGGCTTCTCTTGGAGAAAATAATTTGGAGCTTGAACCCAGAGACAG GAGCACTAGAGAAAGCACGCCATGTAGCATGATAAGGCGGCCAGATATCGTCACAACTCCTAGTTCCACCACTAGACGAATTAGACCATCTTATCATGGAGCCCAGCATGACACGCAGAGAATTATACCAACACCCCGCGAACTGGAGGAATTTTTTGCCTATGCTGAGCAACAACAACAGAG GTACAACTTTGATGCTTTGAATGATATGCCACTCCCAGGACGATACGAATGGGTGCAAGTTTTTCCATGA
- the LOC123215529 gene encoding cyclin-dependent kinase inhibitor 3-like isoform X1, translated as MGKYMKKSKITGDFAVLELSTGVLTRAKTLALKRLLKLSVIPNPDDASSSSSSFCYLQLRNRRLEKPPPPCKQLQPKDKTCKPQNPSPDHTCDSEPNSSLRLNSVRSGSVGSVPLGRDDRDMQGSFGNNEMMENGALEAGAEEASLGENNLELEPRDRSTRESTPCSMIRRPDIVTTPSSTTRRIRPSYHGAQHDTQRIIPTPRELEEFFAYAEQQQQRLFMEKYNFDALNDMPLPGRYEWVQVFP; from the exons ATGGGAAAGTACATGAAGAAATCAAAGATCACTGGAGACTTTGCTGTTTTGGAACTCTCAACTGGTGTCCTCACAAGAGCTAAAACCCTTGCCTTGAAGCGTCTCCTTAAACTCTCTGTTATACCTAACCCAGATGacgcttcttcttcttcttcttccttctgctaTCTCCAGCTCAGGAACCGACGCCTCGAGAAACCCCCACCACCCTGCAAACAACTTCAACCCAAAGACAAAACTTGCAAACCACAAAACCCTAGCCCTGACCATACCTGTGACTCAGAACCCAATTCTAGCCTCAGGTTGAACTCTGTTCGCTCTGGCTCGGTTGGGTCGGTTCCACTCGGTCGCGATGACAGGGATATGCAGGGGTCTTTTGGTAATAATGAAATGATGGAGAATGGTGCTCTTGAAGCCGGTGCCGAGGAGGCTTCTCTTGGAGAAAATAATTTGGAGCTTGAACCCAGAGACAG GAGCACTAGAGAAAGCACGCCATGTAGCATGATAAGGCGGCCAGATATCGTCACAACTCCTAGTTCCACCACTAGACGAATTAGACCATCTTATCATGGAGCCCAGCATGACACGCAGAGAATTATACCAACACCCCGCGAACTGGAGGAATTTTTTGCCTATGCTGAGCAACAACAACAGAGGTTATTTATGGAGAA GTACAACTTTGATGCTTTGAATGATATGCCACTCCCAGGACGATACGAATGGGTGCAAGTTTTTCCATGA
- the LOC123215532 gene encoding BTB/POZ domain-containing protein At5g48800-like, protein MDNKRPQPQPQQLSLAKSARQHCSEWIFRDVPSDITIEVNGGTFALHKFPLVSRSWRIRKLVAEHRDSDISRIELLNLPGGAETFELAAKFCYGINFEITSANVAQLCCVSDYLEMTEDFSKDNLGSRAEEYLESIVCKSLEMCVEVLQQCENLLPLADELKIVSRCIDAIASKACVEQIASSFSRLEYSSSGRLHMNRQGKCDGDWWIEDLSVLRIDLYQRVMTTMKCRGVRPESIGLSLMNYAQKELTKKHSLWNPSSQTKVDLISGSHGHEQHVVETIVSLLPIEKLAVPINFLFGLLRSAVMLDCAVACRLDLERRIASQLDIAALDDLLIPSLRHAGDTLFDVDTVHRILLNFAQQDDSEDDMDDASVIESDSPHSPSQTALFKVSKLVDNYLAEIAPDSNLKLAKFMVIAETLPAHARTVQDGLYRAIDIYLKAHQNLSDSDKKKLCRLIDFQKLSQEAGAHAAQNERLPLQSMVQVLYFEQLRLRNSLCCSYPDEDHKPVQQSWRISSGALSAAMSPRDNYASLRRENRELKLELARLRMRLNDLEKEHVCMKRDMEKSHSRKFMSSFSRKIGKLSFFGLSSSRGSSSPSKHSYRTDSKVIERTCASTD, encoded by the exons ATGGACAACAAGCGGCCTCAGCCTCAGCCACAGCAGCTCTCCTTGGCCAAGTCTGCGCGCCAACATTGCAGTGAatg GATTTTTCGAGATGTTCCAAGTGATATCACGATAGAAGTGAATGGAGGGACCTTTGCATTACACAAG TTCCCTCTTGTCTCTCGTAGTTGGCGAATCCGAAAGTTAGTTGCAGAACATAGAGATTCTGATATCTCAAGGATTGAGCTTCTTAATCTACCAGGAGGTGCTGAAACATTTGAGTTGGCTGCCAAGTTCTGTTATGGTATTAACTTTGAAATAACATCAGCAAATGTAGCTCAGCTTTGTTGTGTTTCTGATTATCTCGAAATGACTGAAGATTTTTCAAAAGATAATCTTGGTTCCCGTGCTGAAGAATATCTTGAGAGCATTGTTTGCAAGAGCCTGGAAATGTGTGTTGAGGTTCTGCAACAATGTGAGAATCTACTTCCCCTAGCTGATGAGTTAAAGATTGTTAGCCGATGCATAGATGCAATAGCCTCTAAGGCTTGTGTAGAGCAGATTGCTTCAAGCTTCTCACGCCTGGAGTATAGCAGCTCTGGGAGGCTTCACATGAACAGGCAAGGCAAATGTGATGGAGACTGGTGGATAGAAGATCTCTCTGTTCTTCGCATTGACTTGTATCAGAGAGTAATGACAACCATGAAGTGTCGCGGGGTTCGTCCTGAGAGTATTGGTTTATCTCTTATGAACTATGCCCAGAAGGAGCTGACCAAAAAGCACAGCTTATGGAATCCATCAAGTCAAACAAAGGTTGATTTGATTTCAGGCTCACATGGACATGAACAACATGTAGTTGAAACAATTGTTAGCCTTTTGCCCATAGAGAAACTTGCTGTTCCCATCAATTTCCTTTTTGGGCTTTTGCGAAGTGCAGTGATGCTTGATTGTGCAGTTGCTTGTAGGCTCGATCTTGAGAGAAGGATTGCATCCCAGTTGGATATTGCTGCTCTTGATGATCTTTTGATCCCATCCTTGCGGCACGCAGGAGATACATTGTTTGATGTTGATACAGTTCATAGGATACTGCTAAATTTTGCACAACAAGATGATAGCGAAGATGATATGGATGACGCCTCTGTTATTGAGTCTGACAGTCCTCATTCACCATCCCAAACTGCATTgtttaaagtttcaaaattggTAGACAATTACCTTGCCGAAATTGCCCCTGATTCAAATCTCAAGCTCGCCAAGTTCATGGTCATTGCAGAGACTTTACCAGCACATGCTCGTACTGTTCAAGATGGGTTGTATCGAGCCATTGATATTTACCTGAAG GCTCATCAGAATTTGTCAGATTCAGATAAGAAGAAGCTTTGCAGACTGATAGATTTTCAAAAGCTCTCACAAGAAGCTGGTGCACATGCCGCACAAAATGAGCGCCTCCCACTCCAGTCTATGGTTCAAGTACTCTATTTCGAGCAGTTAAGGCTCCGCAATTCCTTGTGCTGCTCTTATCCTGACGAAGATCACAAGCCAGTGCAGCAGTCATGGCGGATCAGCAGCGGTGCACTCAGTGCAGCAATGTCTCCACGAGACAACTATGCATCATTGAGGCGAGAAAACAGAGAGCTAAAACTTGAGTTAGCTCGTTTAAGGATGAGGTTAAATGATCTAGAGAAAGAACACGTTTGTATGAAGAGGGATATGGAAAAGTCTCATTCCCGTAAATTTATGAGCTCTTTCTCAAGGAAAATTGGTAAGCTGAGCTTCTTCGGTCTTAGTTCTTCAAGGGGTTCAAGTTCTCCCTCAAAGCATTCTTACAGAACAGATTCTAAGGTGATTGAGAGAACATGTGCAAGCACAGATTAG